A genomic window from Flavobacterium sp. I3-2 includes:
- a CDS encoding isopenicillin N synthase family dioxygenase, which translates to MQNIPSVDLRDFLSDDPVRKQKFVNEIGKAYEEIGFVALKGHFLSDKLVENLYTEVRDFFNLPLETKAKYEIPGIGGQRGYVSFGKESAKGRKTGDLKEFWHFGQYVENDPKLEAEYPANVTVNELANFNSTGKETYQMLEKTGVYVLRALALFLGLDEFYFDKFVKNGNSILRPIHYPPILDEPKDAVRAAAHGDINLITLLMGAQGKGLQVQNHEGVWIDAIANDDELVINVGDMLSRHTNNRLKSTIHQVVNPPRELWATSRYSVPFFMHPVSEMPLNCLENCIDENNPKQFEDITAGEFLTERLIELGLIKK; encoded by the coding sequence ATGCAAAACATTCCTAGTGTTGACTTGCGTGATTTCCTATCGGACGACCCGGTACGTAAACAAAAATTTGTAAATGAAATCGGAAAAGCCTACGAAGAAATTGGTTTCGTAGCATTAAAAGGTCATTTTTTAAGTGACAAATTGGTTGAGAATTTATATACAGAAGTACGTGATTTCTTTAACCTTCCTTTAGAAACTAAAGCCAAATACGAAATCCCTGGAATTGGAGGACAAAGAGGTTATGTATCTTTTGGAAAAGAATCTGCAAAAGGTCGCAAAACAGGTGACTTGAAAGAATTTTGGCATTTTGGACAATATGTTGAAAATGACCCAAAACTAGAAGCTGAATATCCAGCAAACGTAACAGTAAATGAACTTGCTAATTTTAATAGCACAGGTAAAGAAACTTACCAAATGTTAGAAAAAACTGGCGTTTACGTTTTAAGAGCTTTGGCTTTATTTTTAGGTTTAGATGAGTTTTATTTTGACAAATTCGTTAAAAACGGAAACTCTATTTTAAGACCTATTCATTACCCTCCTATTTTAGATGAACCTAAGGACGCAGTTCGCGCTGCAGCTCACGGAGACATTAATTTGATTACTTTATTGATGGGAGCTCAAGGAAAAGGATTACAAGTTCAGAATCACGAAGGTGTTTGGATTGATGCAATTGCAAATGATGATGAATTGGTAATTAATGTTGGCGATATGTTATCGCGCCACACAAACAACCGCTTAAAATCTACGATTCACCAAGTAGTTAATCCGCCTAGAGAATTATGGGCAACTTCTCGTTACTCAGTTCCGTTCTTTATGCACCCAGTTAGCGAAATGCCTTTGAATTGTTTAGAAAATTGTATCGACGAGAACAATCCAAAACAATTTGAAGACATCACTGCCGGTGAGTTCTTAACTGAACGTTTAATTGAACTTGGTTTAATTAAAAAATAA
- a CDS encoding YceI family protein, translated as MKKNVLAVIALAALSFTACKKENTTVETTTPTEVTPESTEGTKYNVATDKSKIDWTGGKVSGDKHTGTLALKEGNVAVKDGKVTGGNFVIDMNSISVTDIADADKKAMLEGHLKGTSADNSDHFFNTGKYPVGTFVLTSVTEENGTQMVEGNLTLKEVTNSVKFPATITVTDTDVTIVTDNFEIDRTKWGVNFNSGSIVKDLAGDKVINDNIILKLNVAATK; from the coding sequence ATGAAAAAAAATGTATTAGCAGTAATTGCTTTGGCTGCCTTATCTTTTACAGCATGTAAAAAAGAAAACACAACAGTTGAAACAACAACTCCAACAGAAGTAACTCCAGAATCAACTGAAGGAACTAAATATAACGTAGCCACAGACAAATCAAAAATCGATTGGACTGGTGGAAAAGTATCAGGAGACAAACACACTGGAACATTAGCTCTAAAAGAAGGAAATGTTGCTGTTAAAGACGGTAAAGTTACTGGAGGAAATTTCGTAATTGATATGAATTCTATCTCTGTTACTGATATCGCAGATGCTGATAAAAAAGCAATGCTAGAAGGTCACTTAAAAGGAACCAGCGCAGATAATTCTGATCATTTCTTTAATACAGGAAAATATCCAGTTGGAACATTTGTTTTAACAAGCGTTACTGAAGAAAACGGTACTCAAATGGTTGAGGGTAATTTAACATTAAAAGAAGTTACAAATTCTGTAAAATTCCCGGCTACAATTACTGTAACTGATACTGATGTAACAATTGTTACCGATAACTTTGAAATTGACAGAACTAAATGGGGTGTAAACTTCAATTCTGGTTCAATTGTAAAAGATTTAGCTGGAGACAAAGTAATCAATGATAATATCATTTTAAAATTAAACGTTGCCGCAACTAAATAA
- a CDS encoding succinate CoA transferase — MTNELELNRILFKDYESKIMSAAEAALLIDNNSVVGSSGFTKAGDSKSVLPAFAKRAETEDVAITLITGASLGYTTDSDLANNNALIRRMPFMADPALRKSINEYKVKYIDQHLSETIEQLICGHIAPIDTAIIEASSIDENGNIIPTTSIGNSAFFASQAKKIIIEINTKIPVTFRGIHDSIVPKSYPDRDVINIQTVSDRIGTEFITIDPAKVVGIVFTDITDQPAVISEPDDKTSAISKHLLNFFEKEVEKGKLTYALLPLQAGIGKVANAVLTGFVGSKFKNLTMYSEVLQDSTFELFDSGNMDFASGSSITVSEGCYENVLKNFDKYKNKLILRPQNISNAPEVLRRLGIIGINTAIEFDIYGNVNSTHISGTKMMNGIGGSGDFARNAYLSIFVCQAASKENKISHVLPMVSHVDHTEHDVDILVTDQGLADLRGLCPRERAEVIIENCVHPEFREEIREYFERAKETVGGHTPHILSEAFKFHTRLKETGSMQK; from the coding sequence ATGACGAACGAATTAGAATTAAACAGAATTCTTTTTAAAGATTACGAAAGTAAAATTATGTCAGCTGCAGAAGCTGCACTTTTAATTGATAATAATAGCGTAGTTGGATCTAGTGGATTCACAAAAGCTGGAGATAGTAAATCGGTTTTACCTGCATTTGCAAAAAGAGCAGAAACAGAAGATGTTGCCATTACATTGATCACAGGAGCATCTTTAGGTTATACTACTGATTCTGATTTAGCAAACAACAATGCTTTAATTAGAAGAATGCCTTTTATGGCTGACCCAGCTTTACGTAAAAGCATCAATGAATACAAAGTAAAATACATTGACCAACATTTAAGTGAAACTATTGAGCAATTAATTTGTGGTCACATTGCACCAATTGATACTGCAATTATCGAAGCTTCATCTATTGATGAAAATGGAAATATCATTCCTACGACTTCAATCGGAAATTCGGCTTTCTTTGCATCTCAAGCAAAAAAAATCATCATCGAAATCAACACTAAAATTCCTGTAACTTTTAGAGGAATTCACGATAGTATTGTACCTAAATCTTATCCAGATAGAGACGTCATCAACATTCAAACTGTTTCTGATCGTATCGGAACAGAATTCATTACTATTGATCCAGCAAAAGTAGTTGGAATTGTATTCACGGATATTACAGATCAACCAGCTGTAATTTCTGAACCAGATGATAAAACTTCAGCAATTTCTAAACACTTATTAAATTTCTTTGAAAAAGAAGTTGAGAAAGGAAAATTAACTTATGCTTTATTACCATTACAAGCAGGTATTGGAAAAGTTGCTAATGCTGTTTTAACTGGATTTGTAGGATCTAAATTCAAAAACTTGACGATGTATTCTGAAGTACTACAAGATTCTACTTTTGAATTATTCGATTCAGGAAATATGGATTTCGCTTCAGGTTCTTCAATCACTGTTTCTGAAGGTTGCTACGAAAACGTGTTAAAAAACTTTGATAAATATAAAAACAAATTAATTCTTCGTCCACAAAATATTTCTAACGCTCCAGAAGTTTTGAGAAGATTAGGAATCATCGGAATTAACACGGCTATTGAATTTGATATTTACGGAAACGTAAACTCTACTCACATTAGCGGTACTAAAATGATGAACGGAATTGGTGGTTCTGGAGATTTTGCAAGAAATGCTTATTTAAGTATTTTCGTTTGTCAGGCTGCATCAAAAGAAAACAAAATTTCGCATGTTTTACCAATGGTTTCTCACGTAGATCATACAGAACACGATGTTGATATTTTAGTTACTGATCAAGGTTTAGCAGATTTAAGAGGATTATGTCCACGTGAACGTGCAGAAGTAATCATTGAAAATTGTGTACATCCAGAATTCCGCGAAGAAATTCGTGAGTATTTTGAAAGAGCTAAAGAAACAGTTGGCGGTCATACACCACATATTTTATCAGAAGCTTTCAAATTCCACACACGTTTAAAAGAAACTGGTTCAATGCAAAAATAA
- a CDS encoding translation initiation factor, with protein MAKKGNSLSDLGGFVFSTNKDFEFDSNEEITETLAPNKQQLEAHLDKKNRAGKVATVIVGFIGLDEDLKALGKELKTLCGVGGSVKDGEIIIQGNFRDKIMEYLIKKGYKVKRVGS; from the coding sequence ATGGCAAAAAAAGGAAATAGCTTATCAGATTTAGGCGGATTTGTTTTTTCTACAAATAAAGATTTTGAATTTGATTCCAATGAAGAAATCACAGAAACATTAGCTCCAAACAAGCAACAACTTGAAGCGCATTTAGATAAAAAAAATAGAGCTGGAAAAGTAGCAACCGTTATTGTTGGTTTTATTGGTTTAGATGAAGATTTAAAAGCTTTAGGTAAAGAGCTTAAAACCCTTTGTGGAGTTGGAGGTTCTGTAAAGGATGGAGAAATAATTATACAAGGAAATTTTAGAGATAAGATCATGGAATATCTTATCAAAAAAGGATATAAAGTAAAACGCGTAGGAAGTTAA
- a CDS encoding ankyrin repeat domain-containing protein — protein sequence MTDNNLHSITKLYNEGATLEQINEKYLSFVADVPENEQINVWKSVCGFANPSMLDYLLSLGWRAAGTEDQDGNSLLHLLATPVRNATYAVLDDNIYTCAQKLLAAKVSPLRKNKNGETAIMLAAELGYAKMLQAYTEANAKIDFLDRNGNTLLHIIAQYSSQAIFQLTSAVENLVNFKNSRSNNPESPMYAQRIAELEAKQHQKKARFGEYIHFAILGLAVGLDPTVKNNERESAIDVAIRFKSKAVGAILNGADATDSNSFPMYMAAGGMNLHQACIHKDVEAVNALIELGTNLNEAYDKEDDRYNGMTPLTIAMIMHSVEITEALLKHGADAKLLDSKSWHPFRYLYATYSGMNTNSDEFKNKIFHKILKAYLDAGFEIDSLLDDDENTLLILSAKSSELLQLYNGESIATVLIDELIYSGAEVNKTNREGVSALMYICQTDARRGEKNLLTLLEQGASTELRDKNGKTVLMYAVNNHNHAVAQTYCELLAEFGNLLIDAADNVQKTALDYAAEKNNEALVAWLVGKM from the coding sequence ATGACAGATAATAATTTGCATTCAATAACTAAGTTATACAACGAAGGAGCAACTTTAGAACAGATTAATGAAAAATATTTATCATTTGTTGCCGACGTACCTGAAAATGAACAAATAAATGTATGGAAATCTGTATGTGGTTTTGCTAACCCTTCTATGCTAGATTATTTATTGTCTCTAGGTTGGCGAGCGGCGGGAACAGAAGATCAAGACGGTAATTCTTTATTACATTTATTGGCTACGCCTGTTCGTAATGCGACTTATGCTGTTTTGGACGACAATATTTATACATGTGCTCAAAAATTATTAGCAGCAAAAGTAAGTCCATTGCGTAAAAATAAAAATGGAGAAACAGCTATTATGTTAGCAGCCGAATTGGGTTACGCCAAAATGCTTCAAGCTTATACAGAAGCAAATGCTAAAATTGATTTTCTAGATAGAAATGGAAATACGCTTTTACATATCATAGCGCAATATTCTTCACAAGCCATATTTCAATTAACTTCTGCTGTCGAAAATTTAGTCAATTTCAAAAATAGCCGCTCCAACAATCCAGAAAGTCCGATGTATGCTCAGCGCATTGCGGAGTTAGAGGCGAAACAGCATCAAAAGAAAGCTAGGTTTGGCGAGTATATTCATTTTGCAATTTTGGGATTGGCTGTAGGATTAGATCCAACGGTAAAAAATAATGAAAGAGAATCTGCCATTGATGTTGCAATAAGATTTAAATCTAAAGCCGTGGGTGCAATTTTGAATGGAGCAGATGCAACAGACTCAAATTCATTTCCGATGTATATGGCGGCTGGCGGAATGAATCTACATCAAGCTTGTATTCATAAAGATGTAGAAGCTGTAAATGCTTTAATCGAACTTGGAACAAATTTAAACGAAGCTTACGATAAAGAAGACGACCGATATAATGGAATGACGCCTTTAACTATTGCTATGATAATGCATAGTGTAGAAATTACTGAAGCATTACTAAAGCACGGTGCTGACGCAAAATTACTAGATAGCAAATCATGGCATCCATTCAGATATTTATATGCTACATATTCTGGTATGAACACAAATTCCGATGAATTTAAAAATAAGATTTTTCACAAAATTTTGAAAGCTTACCTAGATGCAGGATTTGAAATAGATTCTTTACTTGACGATGACGAAAATACTTTATTAATTCTTTCGGCTAAAAGCTCCGAATTACTCCAACTTTATAATGGAGAATCAATTGCAACTGTGTTAATTGATGAATTAATTTATTCAGGAGCCGAAGTAAACAAAACTAATCGCGAAGGCGTTTCTGCATTGATGTACATCTGTCAGACAGATGCCAGAAGAGGTGAGAAAAACCTACTTACGCTGCTTGAGCAAGGCGCATCAACAGAATTACGAGATAAAAACGGAAAAACAGTATTAATGTACGCAGTTAATAACCACAATCACGCTGTAGCGCAGACCTACTGCGAATTACTAGCTGAATTTGGCAATTTATTAATTGATGCTGCCGATAATGTACAAAAAACTGCTTTAGATTATGCTGCAGAAAAAAACAACGAAGCGCTTGTTGCTTGGTTGGTGGGTAAAATGTAA
- a CDS encoding nucleotide exchange factor GrpE: MNTENTDNLENIENEINATEETQTTELTVEEQLNEDLAKEKDKFLRLFAEFENYKRRTSREKLEMLTTASEGVLVALLPVLDDFDRALAQVEQSEVKEYLTGFNLISNKFNDILSSKGMELVKIEKGDLFNADIAEAITQIPAGDDFKGKVVDVIEKGYKLGDKIIRFPKVVIGQ, from the coding sequence ATGAATACGGAAAATACAGATAATTTAGAAAATATCGAAAACGAAATCAATGCTACAGAAGAAACTCAAACTACAGAACTTACTGTAGAAGAGCAGTTAAATGAAGATTTAGCTAAAGAAAAAGATAAGTTTTTAAGATTATTCGCAGAGTTTGAAAACTATAAAAGAAGAACATCTCGCGAAAAATTAGAAATGCTTACTACTGCAAGTGAAGGCGTTTTAGTAGCTTTATTACCAGTATTAGATGATTTTGATCGCGCATTAGCTCAAGTTGAACAATCTGAAGTTAAAGAATATCTGACAGGTTTCAATTTAATTTCAAATAAATTTAATGACATTTTGTCTTCAAAAGGAATGGAGCTTGTTAAAATCGAAAAAGGAGATTTATTTAATGCTGATATCGCAGAAGCTATTACACAAATTCCTGCAGGTGATGATTTTAAAGGTAAAGTGGTTGATGTAATTGAAAAGGGATATAAATTAGGAGATAAAATTATTCGTTTCCCTAAAGTTGTTATCGGTCAATAA
- a CDS encoding ankyrin repeat domain-containing protein produces MDTIFLNACKNNQKAIVQTLLKKGGINLDKRDAMGNTALFYACQKGARDIVKILVESGADINLANNHSTTPLHMLSQSGNKEIVALLIDSGADINATDKEGKTALIYSLAEGRTEFTKYLLSKGADKSIKDNDGYSALDYATSRGLRDTIAVLVGDTEEKSSSGNTPLHQAVWNNEAEVVTELLKVATINVNTLNDQGDSALVLACMQNNLRVAQQLVNANADLHLKRLDGNSILHYSCGRGNKEMVKLFVEKGMDVNTKNNDGETPLIVAAICGFNEISGFLVENGANVNEKDNDEHSALHYATEKGFNEIVEQLLMAGADS; encoded by the coding sequence ATGGATACTATATTTTTAAATGCTTGTAAAAATAATCAAAAAGCAATTGTACAAACTTTGCTAAAAAAAGGCGGAATAAACCTCGATAAACGCGATGCAATGGGCAATACTGCTTTATTTTATGCTTGTCAGAAAGGCGCTAGAGATATTGTGAAAATACTGGTTGAATCAGGCGCTGATATTAATTTAGCTAATAATCACAGTACAACGCCTTTGCACATGCTTTCACAAAGTGGTAACAAAGAAATTGTTGCTTTATTAATAGATAGCGGAGCTGATATTAATGCGACTGATAAAGAAGGCAAAACGGCTCTAATTTATTCTTTAGCAGAAGGCAGAACGGAATTTACAAAGTATTTACTTTCTAAAGGAGCCGATAAATCAATTAAAGACAATGATGGTTATAGCGCACTAGATTACGCAACGAGCCGTGGTTTGCGCGATACAATTGCAGTATTAGTAGGCGATACAGAAGAAAAAAGTAGTTCAGGAAATACGCCTTTGCATCAAGCTGTTTGGAATAACGAAGCTGAAGTAGTTACAGAATTATTAAAAGTTGCAACCATTAATGTAAATACATTAAACGATCAAGGCGATAGCGCTTTAGTTTTGGCTTGTATGCAAAACAACCTAAGAGTTGCGCAACAATTGGTAAACGCAAATGCTGACTTGCATTTAAAACGCTTAGACGGAAATTCTATTCTACATTATAGCTGCGGCAGAGGAAACAAAGAAATGGTAAAACTTTTTGTGGAAAAAGGAATGGATGTAAATACGAAAAACAACGATGGAGAAACGCCTTTAATTGTAGCTGCCATTTGCGGATTTAACGAAATTTCTGGATTTCTGGTTGAAAATGGTGCCAATGTAAACGAAAAAGACAATGATGAACATTCAGCTTTACATTATGCAACTGAAAAAGGCTTCAACGAAATTGTAGAGCAATTGCTGATGGCTGGCGCAGATTCGTAA
- the dnaJ gene encoding molecular chaperone DnaJ, giving the protein MKRDYYEILGIDKSADASAIKKAYRKKAIEFHPDKNPGDKEAEEKFKEAAEAYEVLSDADKKAKYDQYGHAAFDGPGGGGGFGGGFNNMEDIFSQFGDIFGGGFGGFGGFGGGGGPRRAKGTSLRIKVKLTLEDIANGVEKKVKVKRKVKAEGVTYKTCSTCNGTGQVTKIQNTILGRMQTAAPCGSCGGSGQILDHKPAGADNDGLILNEETVSIKIPAGVTDGIQLKVSNKGNEAPGANSLPGDLIVVIEELEHETLKREGENIHYDLYISFSEAALGGSKEIETVNGKVRIKIEEGIQSGKILRLKGKGLPSIQGYGTGDFLIHVNVWTPKKLSKEQRQFFENMQQDENFVPNPQKSDKSFFEKVKEMFS; this is encoded by the coding sequence ATGAAAAGAGATTATTACGAAATATTAGGTATTGATAAAAGTGCTGATGCTTCAGCAATTAAAAAAGCCTATCGAAAAAAAGCAATTGAGTTTCACCCTGATAAAAATCCAGGTGATAAAGAAGCTGAAGAGAAATTTAAAGAAGCTGCAGAAGCTTACGAAGTTCTAAGTGACGCTGATAAAAAAGCAAAATACGATCAATATGGTCATGCTGCTTTTGATGGACCTGGCGGAGGCGGAGGCTTTGGCGGCGGTTTCAATAACATGGAAGATATCTTTAGTCAATTTGGAGATATTTTTGGTGGTGGTTTCGGTGGTTTCGGCGGTTTTGGCGGCGGTGGCGGTCCAAGACGTGCAAAAGGAACAAGCCTTCGAATTAAAGTTAAATTAACTTTAGAAGATATCGCAAATGGTGTCGAGAAAAAAGTCAAAGTTAAACGTAAGGTAAAAGCTGAAGGTGTTACTTATAAAACTTGTTCAACTTGTAACGGTACTGGGCAAGTAACTAAAATTCAAAATACGATTTTAGGCCGTATGCAAACAGCTGCGCCTTGTGGAAGTTGTGGAGGTTCAGGTCAAATTTTAGACCATAAACCTGCAGGTGCTGATAACGATGGTTTAATTTTAAATGAAGAAACGGTTTCTATTAAAATTCCAGCTGGAGTTACAGATGGTATTCAATTAAAAGTTTCTAATAAAGGTAACGAAGCTCCAGGTGCAAATTCTTTACCAGGAGATTTAATTGTGGTTATAGAAGAACTAGAACATGAAACTTTGAAACGTGAGGGCGAAAACATTCATTACGATTTATATATTAGTTTTTCTGAAGCTGCTTTAGGTGGTTCTAAAGAAATTGAAACTGTAAATGGTAAAGTTCGTATAAAAATAGAAGAAGGAATTCAGTCTGGAAAAATTTTACGTTTAAAAGGAAAAGGTTTACCAAGTATTCAAGGTTATGGTACTGGCGATTTTTTAATTCACGTAAATGTTTGGACGCCAAAGAAATTATCTAAAGAACAACGCCAATTTTTTGAGAATATGCAACAGGATGAGAACTTTGTTCCGAATCCTCAAAAATCAGATAAATCTTTTTTTGAAAAAGTTAAAGAAATGTTTTCATAA
- a CDS encoding nucleoside phosphorylase produces MEKIKESELIINPDGSVYHLNVRPQDIANDIIFVGDQFRVEAITKYFDSIEFSTQKREFKTQTGTYKGKKISVISTGIGPDNIDIVMNELDALVNIDFETRTNKSELTHLNIVRVGTSGSLQADIPVDSILMSTHGIGTDNMLRSYAIDGITETEIENAFIEHTNWDMTKGRPYIIEASSKLIEKFASSEMHQGITVTAGGFYGAQGRVIRIPIQDTELNSKIDSFKFNSLRATNLEMETAAIYGLSKLLSHHSLSLNAIIANRANGTFSEDPYAAVEKLIQYTLEKITQ; encoded by the coding sequence ATGGAAAAGATAAAAGAATCGGAATTAATCATTAATCCGGACGGAAGTGTTTATCACTTAAACGTTAGACCACAAGATATTGCTAACGATATTATTTTTGTTGGCGACCAATTTAGAGTTGAAGCAATTACAAAGTATTTTGACTCTATTGAATTCTCGACTCAAAAAAGAGAATTTAAAACTCAAACTGGTACTTACAAAGGCAAAAAGATTTCTGTTATTTCTACCGGAATCGGTCCAGATAATATCGATATCGTGATGAACGAATTGGATGCATTAGTAAATATTGATTTTGAAACCAGAACCAACAAATCGGAACTTACACATTTAAACATTGTTCGAGTTGGAACTTCAGGTTCGTTACAAGCTGATATTCCAGTTGATTCTATTTTGATGTCAACACACGGAATCGGAACTGACAACATGTTACGCAGTTATGCAATCGATGGAATTACTGAAACGGAAATCGAAAATGCATTTATTGAGCATACAAATTGGGATATGACTAAAGGTCGTCCGTATATCATCGAAGCGAGTTCTAAATTGATAGAAAAATTTGCATCTTCAGAAATGCATCAAGGAATTACGGTCACTGCCGGAGGTTTTTATGGTGCTCAAGGTCGCGTGATTCGTATTCCAATTCAGGATACTGAACTGAATTCAAAAATTGATTCGTTCAAGTTCAACTCATTAAGAGCTACGAATTTAGAAATGGAAACTGCAGCGATTTATGGCTTATCAAAGTTATTAAGTCATCACTCACTTTCGCTTAATGCAATCATCGCAAATCGTGCAAACGGAACTTTTAGTGAAGATCCATATGCGGCAGTTGAAAAATTAATTCAATACACTCTAGAAAAAATTACTCAATAG
- a CDS encoding ABC-F family ATP-binding cassette domain-containing protein — translation MITVNDISVQFGGTTLFSGINFAINENDKIALMGKNGAGKSTLLKIVAGVSKPSTGSISAPKDAVIAYLPQHLLTSDDATVREEASKAFAEIFSMKNEIEDINEQLTVRTDYESDDYMKLIERVSELSEKFYSIEEVNYEAEVEKVLKGMGFAQEDLDRSTSEFSGGWRMRIELAKILLRKPDLILLDEPTNHLDIESIQWLEDFLVNSAKAVMVISHDRAFVDNITNRTIEVTMGRIYDYKAKYSDYLELRKDRRIHQQKAYEEQQKFIAENKAFIERFRGTFSKTEQVQSRVRMLEKLVLVEVDEVDTSALRLKFPPAARSGQYPVIVEGLSKNYDDYVVFKDANMVIERGQKVALVGKNGEGKSTMIKAIMNELEFQGKLEIGHNAKIGYFAQNQASLLDENVTIFETIDRIAEGDIRTQIKNILGAFMFSGDDIDKKVKVLSGGEKTRLAMIKLLLEPFNVLILDEPTNHLDMKTKDIIKDALKEFEGTVILVSHDRDFLDGLAEKVFEFTNKRVIEHFEDIKGFLANKKMESLKEIEKK, via the coding sequence ATGATAACCGTAAACGACATTTCCGTTCAATTTGGCGGAACAACTTTATTTAGTGGAATTAACTTTGCCATTAACGAAAATGATAAGATTGCATTAATGGGTAAAAATGGTGCCGGAAAATCTACTTTACTAAAAATTGTTGCCGGAGTTAGCAAACCTTCTACAGGTTCTATTTCTGCTCCAAAAGATGCTGTTATCGCTTATCTTCCGCAACATTTGTTAACTTCTGATGATGCAACGGTTCGTGAAGAAGCTTCGAAAGCTTTCGCTGAAATCTTCTCAATGAAAAATGAAATCGAAGATATAAATGAGCAATTAACGGTTCGTACCGATTACGAATCGGATGATTATATGAAACTTATCGAACGCGTTTCTGAATTAAGCGAAAAATTTTATTCAATCGAAGAAGTTAACTACGAAGCAGAAGTTGAAAAAGTTTTAAAAGGAATGGGTTTTGCTCAAGAAGATTTAGACCGTTCAACATCTGAGTTTTCAGGTGGATGGCGAATGCGTATCGAATTGGCTAAAATTCTTTTACGTAAACCTGATTTAATTTTATTAGATGAGCCAACGAATCACTTGGATATTGAATCGATTCAATGGTTAGAAGATTTTTTGGTGAATTCTGCAAAAGCAGTAATGGTAATTTCGCACGACCGCGCTTTTGTTGATAACATTACAAATCGTACAATCGAAGTTACAATGGGACGTATTTATGATTACAAAGCTAAATATTCTGATTATTTAGAATTGCGTAAAGACCGTCGTATTCATCAGCAAAAAGCATACGAAGAACAACAAAAATTTATTGCTGAAAATAAAGCTTTTATTGAACGTTTCCGTGGAACTTTCTCAAAAACAGAACAAGTGCAATCTCGTGTTCGTATGTTAGAGAAATTGGTTTTAGTCGAAGTCGATGAAGTAGATACTTCTGCATTACGTTTAAAATTTCCACCAGCAGCTCGTTCAGGTCAATATCCAGTAATTGTTGAAGGTTTGTCTAAAAATTACGACGATTATGTAGTTTTTAAAGATGCCAATATGGTTATCGAACGTGGACAAAAAGTAGCTTTAGTTGGTAAAAACGGTGAAGGAAAATCTACGATGATTAAAGCGATTATGAACGAATTAGAATTTCAAGGAAAATTAGAAATCGGACATAATGCAAAAATTGGATATTTCGCTCAAAATCAAGCATCGTTGTTAGATGAAAATGTAACTATTTTCGAAACGATTGACCGCATTGCAGAAGGAGATATTCGTACGCAAATTAAAAATATTTTGGGAGCATTTATGTTTTCTGGCGATGATATTGATAAGAAAGTAAAAGTACTTTCGGGTGGTGAGAAAACACGTTTGGCAATGATTAAATTATTATTAGAACCTTTCAATGTTTTGATTCTGGATGAGCCAACGAACCATTTAGATATGAAAACCAAAGATATTATTAAAGACGCGTTAAAAGAATTTGAAGGAACTGTGATTTTAGTTTCGCACGACCGTGATTTCTTAGATGGTTTAGCAGAAAAAGTTTTTGAGTTTACCAACAAACGCGTGATTGAACATTTTGAAGATATCAAAGGTTTCTTAGCAAATAAAAAGATGGAATCTTTAAAGGAAATTGAAAAGAAATAA